One uncultured Jannaschia sp. DNA segment encodes these proteins:
- a CDS encoding cytochrome c, whose product MPRRLLLIALAAAAAVAAFLLRPVPADVDAGSRLAYDDPEVVARGEVIYDAQCAACHGADLEGQPDWRVRDADGLLPAPPHDENGHTWHHPSEMLIAITRLGSEELVGGGYRSAMQGFGDVLSDEEIAATLAYIKSTWPAEIIAAHDEIDARHTER is encoded by the coding sequence ATGCCCCGCCGCCTTCTGTTGATCGCCCTTGCCGCCGCCGCGGCGGTCGCGGCCTTCCTGCTCCGCCCGGTCCCGGCCGATGTCGATGCGGGGTCGCGGCTGGCGTATGACGACCCGGAGGTCGTCGCGCGCGGAGAGGTCATCTACGACGCGCAATGCGCCGCTTGCCACGGCGCCGACCTCGAAGGGCAACCCGACTGGCGCGTTCGCGATGCGGACGGTCTTCTGCCCGCGCCCCCGCATGACGAGAACGGTCACACCTGGCACCATCCGTCCGAGATGTTGATTGCGATCACGCGGCTTGGGTCGGAGGAGTTGGTCGGTGGCGGCTACAGGAGCGCGATGCAAGGCTTCGGCGACGTCTTGTCCGACGAGGAGATCGCCGCGACGCTTGCCTATATCAAGTCGACCTGGCCCGCCGAGATCATCGCCGCCCATGACGAGATCGACGCGCGCCACACCGAGCGCTGA
- the def gene encoding peptide deformylase, with translation MKRPILLHPDPRLKKVAEPVPDLSDALRALADDMLETMYDAPGIGLAAPQVGQGVRLIVLDCIKEEGEAPRPLVMFNPKIIAASDEMSSYEEGCLSIPDQYGEVTRPSEVTVNWIDRDGAERSEDMAGLWSTCVQHEIDHLDGTLFIDHLKPLRRQMITRKMVKLKRELARG, from the coding sequence GTGAAACGGCCTATCCTCCTCCACCCCGATCCGCGCCTGAAGAAGGTCGCCGAGCCGGTCCCCGACCTCTCGGACGCGCTCCGCGCGCTGGCCGACGATATGCTCGAGACGATGTACGATGCGCCGGGCATCGGGCTCGCCGCGCCGCAGGTGGGGCAGGGGGTGCGGTTGATCGTGCTCGACTGCATCAAGGAGGAGGGCGAGGCGCCCCGTCCTCTCGTCATGTTCAATCCGAAGATCATCGCCGCCTCGGACGAGATGTCGTCCTACGAGGAAGGCTGCCTGTCGATCCCCGATCAATACGGCGAGGTCACGCGACCGTCCGAGGTGACCGTTAACTGGATCGACCGCGACGGCGCCGAGCGGTCCGAGGACATGGCCGGGCTCTGGTCGACCTGCGTCCAGCACGAGATCGATCATCTCGACGGGACGCTCTTCATCGACCACCTGAAGCCGCTGCGGCGTCAGATGATCACCCGCAAGATGGTCAAGCTGAAGCGCGAGCTGGCCCGTGGCTGA
- a CDS encoding GMC family oxidoreductase: protein MDHDVIIVGAGTAGCLLANRLSADPATRVLLVEAGGRDTYPWIHVPAGYLYTMNNPRTDWCLRTAPVPGLAGRALAYPRGRVLGGCSSINGMIYMRGQAADWDGWAQAGHRGWGWDDMLPHFKRHEAHVDGGDEMHGGTGELAIDRQRLHWPILDAVRDAMVATGVPETRDFNRGDNEGVGYYQVTQRGGRRLSAAGAFLKPAQGRANLAISVGAQVARVVIEGGIARGIELMDGRRIGAARVILSAGSIGSPHLLELSGVGDGDRLQALGIETRHHNPAVGAELQDHLQMRPVFRVRGAETLNDRAATLMGKARIALEYALRRRGPLSMAPSQLGAFLRSGPEVATADLQYHFQPLSLEAFGEALDPFPAVTASVCNLRPRSRGHVRAVSPDPATPPEIQPNYLADEADRIVAMRAMERTRALFRAAPLAPFQPEEVRPGDVHTEREALLTEVARNASSIFHPVGTCGMGRVVDDRLAVIGVGGLHVVDASVMPSIVSGNTNAPTLAIAEKAAAMMTA, encoded by the coding sequence ATGGATCACGACGTCATCATCGTGGGCGCGGGCACGGCCGGCTGCCTTCTGGCCAACCGCCTGAGCGCCGATCCCGCCACCCGCGTCCTTCTGGTCGAGGCGGGCGGGCGCGACACCTACCCGTGGATCCACGTCCCGGCCGGGTATCTCTACACCATGAACAACCCGCGCACCGACTGGTGCCTCCGGACGGCGCCGGTGCCGGGGCTGGCCGGGCGCGCGCTGGCCTATCCGCGGGGCCGCGTCCTCGGCGGCTGCAGCAGCATCAACGGCATGATCTACATGCGCGGGCAGGCCGCCGACTGGGACGGTTGGGCGCAGGCCGGGCATCGCGGCTGGGGCTGGGACGACATGCTGCCCCACTTCAAGCGGCACGAAGCGCATGTCGACGGCGGCGACGAGATGCATGGCGGGACGGGCGAGCTGGCCATCGACCGCCAGCGGCTGCACTGGCCGATCCTCGACGCCGTGCGCGACGCGATGGTGGCCACAGGCGTGCCGGAGACGCGCGACTTCAATCGCGGCGACAACGAGGGCGTGGGCTACTACCAGGTGACGCAGCGGGGCGGGCGCAGGCTTTCGGCGGCGGGCGCATTTCTCAAGCCCGCGCAGGGCCGTGCGAATCTCGCCATCTCGGTCGGCGCGCAGGTCGCGCGTGTGGTGATCGAGGGCGGCATCGCGCGCGGCATCGAACTCATGGACGGGCGGCGGATCGGGGCGGCCCGCGTGATCCTGAGCGCGGGGTCCATCGGCTCGCCGCACCTGCTGGAGCTTTCGGGCGTGGGGGACGGCGACCGGCTTCAGGCCCTCGGGATCGAGACGCGTCACCACAACCCGGCCGTCGGCGCCGAGTTGCAGGACCACCTCCAGATGCGACCGGTCTTTCGCGTCCGCGGCGCCGAGACGCTGAACGATCGCGCCGCGACGCTGATGGGCAAGGCGCGGATCGCGCTGGAATATGCGCTGCGGCGGCGCGGGCCGCTGTCGATGGCGCCCTCGCAGCTTGGCGCCTTCCTGCGGTCCGGCCCCGAGGTCGCGACGGCGGATCTGCAATACCACTTCCAGCCGCTCAGCCTCGAAGCCTTCGGCGAGGCCCTCGACCCGTTTCCCGCCGTCACCGCCAGCGTCTGCAACCTGCGGCCGCGGTCGCGCGGCCATGTCCGCGCCGTCAGCCCCGATCCCGCGACCCCGCCCGAGATCCAGCCGAACTACCTCGCCGACGAGGCCGACCGCATCGTCGCCATGCGCGCGATGGAGCGGACCCGCGCCCTCTTCCGCGCAGCACCGCTGGCGCCGTTCCAGCCCGAAGAGGTCCGCCCCGGCGACGTCCATACCGAACGCGAGGCGCTTCTGACCGAGGTCGCGCGCAACGCGTCGAGCATCTTCCACCCCGTCGGCACCTGCGGCATGGGGCGCGTCGTCGACGACCGGCTGGCGGTGATCGGGGTCGGCGGGCTGCATGTCGTGGATGCCAGCGTCATGCCGTCGATCGTATCGGGCAACACCAACGCGCCGACCCTCGCCATCGCCGAAAAGGCCGCGGCGATGATGACGGCGTGA
- the ispH gene encoding 4-hydroxy-3-methylbut-2-enyl diphosphate reductase → MSKPPLTLYMAAPRGFCAGVDRAIKIVEMALEKWGAPVYVRHEIVHNKFVVDGLRDKGAVFVEELDDCPPDRPVIFSAHGVPKAVPAEAAAREMLFVDATCPLVSKVHIEAARHSEAGLQMVMIGHAGHPETIGTMGQLPPGEVLLVETPEDVATLTPRDPDRLAFITQTTLSVDDTAEVVAALKARFPAIVGPHKEDICYATTNRQEAVKAMAPKVDAMLVVGAPNSSNSKRLVEVGARAGCGYAQLVQRASDIDWRALDGIASVGITAGASAPEILIEEVVQAFRDRYDVTEDQVVTAEENVEFKVPRVLRQAG, encoded by the coding sequence ATGAGTAAGCCCCCACTGACCCTCTACATGGCCGCGCCGCGCGGGTTCTGCGCGGGCGTCGACCGGGCCATCAAGATCGTCGAGATGGCGCTCGAGAAGTGGGGCGCGCCGGTCTATGTGCGCCACGAGATCGTGCACAACAAGTTCGTGGTCGACGGGTTGCGCGACAAGGGCGCGGTCTTCGTCGAGGAGCTGGACGACTGCCCCCCCGACCGCCCCGTGATCTTCAGCGCGCATGGCGTGCCGAAGGCGGTTCCGGCCGAGGCCGCAGCGCGCGAGATGCTCTTCGTCGACGCGACCTGCCCCTTGGTCTCCAAGGTCCATATCGAGGCCGCGCGGCATTCCGAGGCGGGGCTCCAGATGGTGATGATCGGCCATGCCGGCCATCCCGAAACCATCGGTACGATGGGCCAGTTGCCGCCGGGCGAGGTGCTGCTGGTCGAGACGCCCGAGGATGTCGCGACGCTCACGCCCCGCGATCCCGACCGGCTGGCCTTCATCACGCAGACGACGCTCTCGGTCGATGACACGGCCGAGGTCGTGGCCGCCCTCAAGGCCCGCTTCCCGGCGATCGTGGGTCCGCACAAGGAAGACATCTGCTACGCCACGACCAACCGGCAGGAGGCCGTGAAGGCCATGGCGCCCAAGGTCGACGCGATGCTGGTGGTCGGGGCCCCGAACTCCTCGAACTCAAAGCGGTTGGTCGAGGTCGGGGCGCGGGCAGGCTGCGGCTACGCGCAACTCGTGCAGCGGGCCTCCGACATCGACTGGCGCGCACTCGACGGCATCGCATCGGTCGGCATCACCGCAGGCGCGAGTGCGCCCGAGATCCTCATCGAGGAAGTCGTGCAGGCCTTCCGCGACCGCTACGACGTCACCGAGGACCAGGTTGTCACCGCCGAAGAGAACGTCGAGTTCAAGGTGCCCCGCGTGCTGCGCCAGGCGGGCTGA
- a CDS encoding peptide deformylase has product MILGIRLYPDPVLAEICTPVTGDVTGLARDMLDTMYAAPGRGLAGPQIGVTERIFVMDATWKEGLPDPRVFVNPVITGTEGEQINEEGCLSIPDTPRRVLRPRRVVLEFDGPGGIRREEAFEGFAAACVAHEMDHLDGILILDHPEAPE; this is encoded by the coding sequence GTGATCCTCGGGATTCGCCTGTATCCCGATCCGGTTCTCGCCGAGATCTGCACGCCGGTGACGGGTGACGTCACGGGGCTGGCCCGCGACATGCTCGACACGATGTATGCCGCACCGGGGCGGGGCCTCGCGGGGCCGCAAATCGGCGTGACCGAACGCATCTTCGTCATGGACGCGACGTGGAAGGAGGGACTGCCCGATCCGCGTGTCTTCGTGAACCCGGTGATCACGGGAACCGAGGGCGAGCAGATAAACGAGGAGGGATGCCTCTCGATCCCCGACACGCCGCGACGTGTCCTGCGCCCCCGGCGCGTCGTGCTGGAATTCGACGGCCCGGGCGGCATCCGTCGCGAGGAGGCGTTCGAGGGCTTCGCCGCCGCCTGCGTCGCGCACGAGATGGACCATCTCGACGGCATCCTGATCCTCGACCATCCCGAGGCTCCGGAATGA
- a CDS encoding excalibur calcium-binding domain-containing protein: MNFARMAVATIFAAIPLGGTVAQSCHSSYELVCVPAGVSDVDCAGGSGNGPYYVRGPVRVVGWDEYRLDRDGDGIACER, translated from the coding sequence ATGAACTTCGCACGCATGGCTGTGGCCACGATCTTCGCCGCGATCCCGCTCGGCGGCACGGTCGCGCAGTCCTGTCACAGCAGCTACGAGCTGGTCTGCGTGCCGGCGGGCGTCAGCGATGTCGACTGTGCCGGCGGCAGCGGGAACGGGCCCTATTACGTCCGTGGGCCGGTCCGGGTCGTGGGTTGGGACGAGTATCGTCTGGATCGCGACGGCGATGGCATCGCCTGCGAGCGCTAG
- a CDS encoding MalY/PatB family protein, translated as MNADPRFDEIIDRRGTNCTKWDKMEQIYGVPAEDGIAMWVADMDFRVPDFITAAVRDLIDHGVLGYYGDDGPYREAIRWWMRERHGWSIDADAIFTTHGLVNGTALCVDTWTDPGDGVVLFTPVYHAFARVIRGAERVVVECEMPFADGRYETDFDAWDAQVEGTGAKMMILCSPHNPNGRVWTRAELEGFAAFAKRHDLILVSDEIHHDLVYPGQTHIPMAAIDGIADRLVMMSSTNKTFNLSGGHTGNVIVHDPHLRAQFAARMLGLGISANSFGLVMAKAAYSPEGAAWVDDLMVYLDGNRALFDEGIAAIPGVASVPLEATYLSWVDFSGTGMAREEFTARVERDAKIAVNHGPTFGKGGDSFLRFNIATPRANVVRAVERMQAAFADLQ; from the coding sequence ATGAATGCAGACCCCCGGTTCGACGAGATCATCGATCGTCGCGGCACCAACTGCACGAAGTGGGACAAGATGGAGCAGATCTACGGCGTGCCGGCGGAGGATGGCATTGCCATGTGGGTCGCCGACATGGATTTCCGTGTCCCCGACTTCATCACCGCCGCGGTGCGCGACCTGATCGATCACGGTGTGCTCGGATATTACGGCGACGACGGCCCCTACCGCGAGGCGATCCGCTGGTGGATGCGGGAACGTCACGGATGGAGCATCGACGCGGATGCCATCTTCACGACCCACGGCCTTGTCAACGGCACGGCGCTCTGCGTCGACACCTGGACCGATCCGGGCGACGGGGTGGTCCTGTTCACGCCGGTTTATCACGCCTTCGCCCGCGTGATCCGCGGGGCCGAGCGCGTCGTCGTGGAATGCGAGATGCCCTTCGCGGATGGGCGCTACGAGACGGATTTCGATGCCTGGGACGCGCAGGTCGAGGGCACGGGCGCGAAGATGATGATCCTCTGTTCGCCGCACAATCCCAACGGCCGGGTCTGGACGCGCGCCGAGCTCGAGGGCTTCGCCGCCTTCGCCAAGCGCCACGACCTGATCCTCGTCTCCGACGAGATCCATCACGACCTCGTCTATCCGGGTCAGACGCATATCCCGATGGCCGCGATCGACGGGATCGCGGACCGGCTTGTGATGATGAGTTCCACCAACAAGACCTTCAACCTGTCCGGCGGCCATACGGGCAACGTGATCGTCCACGATCCGCATCTGCGCGCGCAGTTCGCGGCCCGGATGCTGGGCCTGGGCATCTCGGCCAATTCGTTCGGTCTGGTGATGGCCAAGGCGGCCTATTCGCCCGAAGGCGCGGCCTGGGTGGACGACCTGATGGTCTATCTCGACGGCAACCGGGCGCTGTTCGACGAGGGAATCGCGGCAATCCCCGGCGTCGCTTCCGTACCGCTCGAGGCGACCTATCTCAGCTGGGTCGATTTCTCCGGCACCGGTATGGCGCGCGAGGAGTTCACCGCGCGGGTCGAGCGTGACGCGAAGATCGCCGTGAACCATGGCCCGACCTTCGGGAAGGGCGGCGACAGCTTCCTGCGGTTCAACATCGCGACGCCGCGGGCGAATGTCGTGCGGGCGGTCGAGCGGATGCAGGCGGCGTTCGCCGACCTGCAATAG
- the fmt gene encoding methionyl-tRNA formyltransferase: MRIVFMGTPDFAVPVLDALAGAGHEIACAYTQPPRPAGRGKKDRPSPVQVRAEALGIEVRAPRSLRDEAAQADFAALDADVAVVVAYGLILPQPVLDAPRLGCINVHASLLPRWRGAAPIHRAIMAGDARTGVCIMAMEAGLDTGPVLMREGTDIAPSDTSGDLHERLAEMGARLAVATLPQIERLSPVIQPEDGVSYAAKIDKSEAALNWSWGADVVRRQINGLSPFPGAYVTRDGARLKLLRAAPARAVAEPGCVADAPGLVIGTGDGAVELLEVQPAGRGPVSGADFRNGARLAPGDPLEG, from the coding sequence ATGAGGATCGTGTTCATGGGCACACCGGATTTCGCCGTGCCGGTGCTGGACGCGCTGGCCGGGGCCGGGCACGAGATCGCCTGTGCCTACACCCAGCCGCCCCGTCCTGCCGGGCGCGGCAAGAAGGATCGACCCTCGCCGGTGCAGGTCCGGGCCGAGGCTCTGGGGATCGAGGTCCGCGCGCCGCGCTCGCTTCGGGACGAGGCCGCGCAGGCCGACTTCGCGGCCCTCGATGCCGATGTCGCGGTCGTCGTCGCCTACGGTCTAATCCTGCCGCAGCCCGTCCTCGACGCGCCGCGCCTCGGCTGCATCAACGTCCACGCCTCGCTCCTGCCGCGCTGGCGCGGGGCGGCGCCGATCCACCGCGCGATCATGGCGGGCGACGCGCGCACAGGCGTGTGCATCATGGCGATGGAGGCGGGGCTCGACACCGGGCCGGTCCTGATGCGCGAGGGCACCGACATCGCCCCCTCCGACACCAGCGGCGACCTGCACGAGCGTCTGGCGGAAATGGGCGCGCGGCTGGCCGTCGCGACCTTGCCGCAGATCGAACGCCTTTCGCCCGTGATCCAGCCCGAGGACGGCGTCAGCTACGCCGCCAAGATCGACAAGTCCGAGGCCGCGCTCAACTGGAGCTGGGGCGCGGATGTCGTCCGCCGCCAGATCAACGGTCTGTCGCCCTTTCCCGGCGCCTACGTCACGCGCGACGGCGCGCGCCTGAAGCTGCTGCGCGCCGCACCCGCGCGCGCCGTGGCCGAACCGGGATGCGTGGCCGACGCGCCGGGCCTCGTGATCGGCACCGGCGACGGCGCGGTCGAACTGCTCGAGGTGCAACCGGCCGGGCGCGGCCCGGTTTCGGGCGCCGATTTCCGAAACGGCGCGCGGCTGGCACCCGGCGACCCGCTGGAGGGCTGA
- the def gene encoding peptide deformylase, translated as MSGFVPWPDPRLRTKAAPVGTVDDEVRAIWQRMLDAMYAMPGVGLAAPQIGILRRIAVVDAGEGPIRLADPIVLHSSVEMREHDEASPNLPGVSARVKRPRAVTVTYLDETGTRVRRDFVKLEATSVQHQIDHLDGRMYFDRLSRTKRDMLLRKARKA; from the coding sequence ATGAGTGGCTTCGTCCCTTGGCCCGACCCTCGGCTGCGTACGAAAGCGGCCCCGGTCGGAACGGTCGATGACGAGGTGCGCGCGATCTGGCAGCGGATGCTCGATGCGATGTACGCGATGCCGGGCGTCGGGCTGGCCGCGCCGCAGATCGGCATCCTGCGGCGGATCGCCGTGGTCGATGCGGGCGAGGGGCCGATCCGGCTGGCCGATCCGATCGTGCTCCATTCGAGCGTCGAGATGCGCGAGCACGACGAGGCCTCCCCGAACCTCCCCGGCGTGTCGGCCCGGGTGAAGCGGCCCCGCGCGGTCACCGTTACCTATCTCGACGAGACCGGCACGCGGGTCCGCCGCGATTTTGTGAAGCTGGAGGCGACGAGCGTGCAGCATCAGATCGACCACCTGGACGGTCGGATGTACTTCGACCGGCTCAGCCGGACGAAGCGCGACATGCTGCTTCGGAAGGCGCGCAAGGCGTGA
- a CDS encoding DUF3429 domain-containing protein, with translation MFEAPIPRSALILGLAGLLPFFWGVVTMFVPAAYALTYEWLGGRFVAPFVGLQYGTIILSFMSGVLWGFATRAEGSVAATGYALSTLPALWAFFMVGGGPVTAAIALIAGFVGLLGLDWLFWNQGLAPRWWMALRLLLTTGVVACLLPVAL, from the coding sequence ATGTTCGAAGCACCGATCCCCCGATCCGCCCTGATCCTCGGCCTCGCCGGTCTGCTGCCGTTCTTCTGGGGCGTGGTCACGATGTTCGTCCCCGCCGCATACGCGCTGACCTACGAGTGGCTCGGCGGGCGGTTCGTGGCGCCGTTCGTTGGCCTGCAATACGGCACCATCATCCTGTCTTTCATGTCCGGCGTGCTCTGGGGCTTCGCGACCCGCGCCGAAGGGTCGGTCGCGGCCACGGGCTACGCGCTGTCGACGCTGCCCGCGCTTTGGGCGTTCTTCATGGTCGGCGGGGGTCCCGTCACGGCGGCCATCGCGCTGATCGCAGGGTTCGTCGGCCTCCTCGGGCTGGACTGGCTCTTCTGGAACCAGGGGCTCGCGCCGCGCTGGTGGATGGCGCTCCGGCTCCTTCTCACCACCGGGGTCGTGGCCTGCCTTCTGCCGGTGGCGCTGTGA